One part of the Bacteroidia bacterium genome encodes these proteins:
- a CDS encoding nitroreductase family protein produces the protein MEVSSFIPYQKESYEAPIMKRRAETYHLWLEQRRSLRQFSDKPVPKEVIEKLILAGSTAPSGAHKQPWTFCAVSDPEIKKKIRIAAEEEEYKNYHGRMSEDWLKDLEVFETDWNKEFLETAPWLIILFKQTYGLENGEKSKHYYVNESVGLAAGFFLTAVHHAGLVSLTHTPSPMDFLGKVLGRPSNERAFLLMPVGYPPEEALVPDLSRKNLEEVAVFYS, from the coding sequence ATGGAAGTATCTTCATTCATTCCTTATCAAAAAGAAAGTTATGAAGCCCCCATCATGAAAAGGAGGGCAGAAACCTATCACCTTTGGCTAGAACAAAGAAGAAGTCTCAGACAATTCTCGGATAAGCCTGTCCCCAAAGAGGTCATTGAAAAATTGATCCTGGCCGGTTCCACTGCTCCCTCAGGCGCCCATAAGCAGCCCTGGACTTTTTGTGCTGTTTCTGATCCGGAGATCAAAAAGAAGATTCGAATTGCCGCAGAAGAAGAGGAATATAAAAACTACCATGGGCGAATGTCCGAGGATTGGCTCAAAGATCTGGAAGTTTTTGAGACCGATTGGAATAAAGAATTTCTCGAAACCGCTCCCTGGTTGATCATTCTTTTTAAACAAACCTATGGACTGGAGAATGGAGAAAAAAGCAAACACTACTATGTAAATGAATCTGTAGGATTGGCAGCAGGATTCTTTTTGACGGCTGTTCACCATGCCGGCCTGGTTTCCTTGACTCATACGCCTAGCCCTATGGATTTTCTGGGGAAAGTTCTCGGCAGGCCTTCCAACGAACGGGCATTTTTGCTAATGCCCGTAGGCTATCCTCCGGAAGAAGCCCTGGTTCCTGACCTTTCGCGCAAAAATTTGGAAGAAGTAGCCGTTTTTTATTCCTAA
- a CDS encoding SDR family oxidoreductase, with protein MNISLLGKRAFVCGSTQGIGRAVAEVLAKQGASLTLLARNEESLKEVQASLTSGPDQQHDYLVVDFSDPEGLKQKVAAYLDAKKEGIHILINNTGGPKGGPLIDAKVEEFFGAYRMHLACNHYLVQALVPGMKEAGYGRIINVISTSVKQPIPGLGVSNTTRGAVSSWAKTLAGELAQFGITVNSVLPGFINTGRLDYVIQTRADKAGLSFDEMKESFASSVPARRIGKPQEIAEVIGFLASPAASYVCGVNLQVDGGRTQAL; from the coding sequence ATGAACATCTCTTTATTAGGAAAGCGTGCCTTCGTTTGTGGTAGTACCCAGGGAATCGGTCGTGCAGTAGCTGAAGTTTTGGCGAAACAGGGAGCCTCTCTAACCTTACTGGCCAGAAATGAGGAAAGCCTGAAAGAAGTACAGGCATCATTGACTTCAGGTCCCGATCAGCAACACGACTATCTGGTAGTTGATTTTTCTGATCCTGAGGGATTGAAGCAGAAGGTAGCAGCCTATTTGGATGCAAAAAAAGAAGGAATTCATATCCTGATCAATAATACGGGGGGACCTAAAGGAGGGCCTCTCATAGATGCGAAAGTTGAGGAGTTCTTTGGGGCCTATCGTATGCATCTGGCTTGCAATCATTATTTGGTTCAGGCTTTGGTTCCCGGGATGAAAGAAGCAGGCTATGGCCGAATTATCAATGTTATTTCTACTTCTGTAAAACAACCCATTCCTGGATTGGGGGTCTCTAACACCACAAGAGGAGCAGTTTCTTCCTGGGCAAAAACCCTGGCAGGAGAACTGGCACAATTTGGAATTACGGTAAACAGTGTTTTGCCCGGATTTATCAATACCGGACGCCTGGATTACGTAATACAGACACGCGCCGATAAAGCTGGTCTGAGTTTTGATGAAATGAAGGAAAGTTTTGCCAGCTCTGTCCCGGCCCGTCGAATCGGAAAGCCTCAGGAAATTGCAGAAGTGATCGGCTTTTTGGCTAGTCCCGCTGCTTCCTATGTATGTGGGGTAAATCTGCAAGTAGATGGAGGGCGTACACAAGCCCTTTAG
- a CDS encoding glycosyltransferase family 39 protein, which yields MQLISYLRENPKVLYWICAILVLPALFINLGLTAIWMDEPTRALVAMEMMLSDNYVTPTLMGEYYYNKPPLYNWMLIGLMNLFGENNEFIIRIPAALFLIVYGVTIFLTIRKYLNWKIGFMTALMLITCGRMLIFASYIGHIDIFYSWLTYMSFIAIYEFYQREQYLLLFVVSYFLAALGFMCKALPSIVFQGGALLAFFIYNKDFKRLFSWQHIVGGSLFLVIVGIYFYVYNQYNGLDVYFQTLWFESSRRTPIEKSFLESIGHLFSFPFETIYHLLPWTLFVVFCFRKGFFKNLFANSFLKFCVWIFLANVLVYWASPDTRPRYLFMLYPFMFCVLAYAYESSLEDRKKWVNIFYYVTGGLAVVLGLGVWVVPFVEVLQSLDLLYLKVALVSLLILSAAYLLFRMKEHRFVLLAICLLGIRFGYDFFVFPHRQMTGTFDGWKQNALDIAEMTEGQELYVYPTFEFNQELIYYITREREEILRGKEELLPDAFYLCTDTILQSMPHEVYYDFIERRYMTHVSLVKFTGLENKDQ from the coding sequence TTGCAACTCATTAGCTATCTCAGGGAAAACCCAAAGGTGCTTTACTGGATTTGTGCCATACTTGTCCTTCCGGCACTGTTTATAAATCTGGGGCTTACGGCCATCTGGATGGACGAACCCACCCGAGCCCTTGTGGCTATGGAGATGATGCTCTCCGACAATTATGTCACCCCGACCCTCATGGGGGAATATTACTACAACAAACCCCCGCTTTATAATTGGATGCTTATAGGCTTGATGAATCTCTTTGGGGAGAACAATGAATTTATCATCCGCATACCTGCTGCCTTATTCCTTATCGTGTATGGAGTTACGATTTTCCTTACGATCCGAAAGTATCTCAATTGGAAGATAGGCTTTATGACGGCCCTCATGCTGATCACTTGCGGAAGGATGTTGATCTTCGCTTCCTATATCGGACATATCGATATTTTCTACAGCTGGTTGACTTATATGAGCTTCATCGCGATTTACGAATTTTACCAGCGCGAGCAATATCTCTTACTTTTCGTAGTATCCTATTTCCTGGCTGCTTTAGGGTTTATGTGTAAAGCCTTGCCAAGCATAGTTTTTCAGGGAGGAGCCTTGCTGGCATTTTTTATCTACAACAAAGATTTTAAACGACTTTTCAGCTGGCAGCATATTGTCGGAGGAAGCCTCTTTCTAGTTATAGTTGGGATTTACTTTTATGTCTACAATCAATACAATGGACTGGATGTCTATTTCCAAACCTTATGGTTTGAATCCAGCCGCCGAACTCCGATTGAGAAATCATTTCTTGAAAGCATAGGCCATTTATTCAGCTTCCCTTTTGAGACCATCTATCACCTGCTTCCCTGGACTTTGTTTGTAGTTTTTTGCTTTCGAAAGGGATTTTTTAAAAATCTTTTCGCCAACTCTTTCCTAAAGTTTTGTGTCTGGATTTTTCTAGCGAATGTACTCGTTTACTGGGCCTCTCCCGATACACGCCCCCGCTACCTTTTCATGCTCTATCCTTTTATGTTTTGTGTCCTGGCTTATGCCTATGAATCGAGTTTAGAGGATAGAAAAAAATGGGTGAACATCTTCTACTATGTGACTGGAGGTTTAGCGGTAGTTTTGGGATTAGGGGTTTGGGTCGTGCCTTTTGTGGAGGTTTTGCAAAGCCTGGATTTATTATACCTGAAAGTCGCTTTGGTTTCCCTGCTTATCCTGTCAGCCGCTTATCTTTTATTTCGGATGAAAGAGCACCGCTTTGTGCTGCTTGCGATTTGTTTATTGGGAATCCGCTTTGGCTATGACTTCTTTGTTTTCCCTCACCGGCAAATGACCGGTACTTTTGATGGATGGAAGCAAAACGCCCTGGACATTGCGGAGATGACAGAAGGGCAGGAGCTCTATGTTTATCCAACTTTTGAATTCAATCAGGAACTGATCTATTATATCACCCGAGAAAGGGAAGAGATTTTACGCGGAAAAGAAGAACTTCTGCCTGATGCCTTTTATCTTTGCACCGACACCATTTTACAGAGCATGCCTCATGAAGTCTATTATGACTTTATCGAAAGAAGGTATATGACCCATGTAAGTTTGGTGAAATTTACGGGTTTGGAGAATAAAGATCAGTAG
- a CDS encoding glycosyltransferase family 2 protein, giving the protein MCKISVVITLYNEEENIQPLLKACSEALTDISYELILVDDGSTDKTVSEIHTHAYEQVKLIELMQNYGQSTAMAAGIDAAKGEYVVTMDGDLQNDPSDIPAMLERIENSRYDMIAGNRANRQDGFILRKLPSQLANRMIRFLTGVKIRDYGCTLKIFKSKIAKNLGLYGELHRFIPVLAKLQGARIAQMDVKHHPRQFGVSKYGIGRTFKVISDLILVLFFQKYLQKPMHIFGLWGFLIFVAGVLINFYMVYLKILGQDIWGRPLLVLGLMLTLGGIQLITIGLIVEVLMRTYYESQNKKTYEIREIYEGSAKDKKMA; this is encoded by the coding sequence ATGTGCAAGATCTCAGTAGTCATCACGCTTTACAATGAGGAAGAAAATATTCAACCTCTGTTAAAAGCCTGTTCCGAAGCATTAACAGATATTTCCTACGAACTTATCCTGGTAGATGATGGGAGTACCGACAAAACGGTTTCGGAGATCCATACGCATGCCTATGAGCAGGTCAAACTCATAGAACTGATGCAGAATTATGGGCAAAGTACAGCTATGGCCGCAGGTATAGATGCAGCCAAAGGGGAGTATGTCGTTACCATGGATGGAGATTTGCAAAACGATCCTAGCGATATACCTGCCATGCTGGAAAGGATTGAGAACAGCCGCTACGACATGATAGCGGGGAACCGGGCCAATCGTCAGGATGGATTTATCCTGCGCAAGCTACCCAGCCAACTCGCCAATCGCATGATCCGCTTTCTCACAGGCGTAAAGATCAGAGATTACGGCTGTACCCTCAAGATATTTAAGAGCAAGATCGCCAAAAACCTGGGCTTGTATGGAGAATTGCATCGCTTCATTCCTGTATTGGCAAAGCTTCAGGGAGCAAGAATCGCTCAGATGGATGTGAAACACCATCCTCGTCAATTTGGCGTTTCCAAATACGGCATTGGCCGGACCTTCAAAGTAATCAGCGACCTTATTCTGGTCCTCTTCTTTCAGAAATACCTGCAAAAGCCCATGCATATTTTTGGGCTCTGGGGTTTTCTCATATTTGTTGCCGGTGTGCTCATCAACTTTTATATGGTCTACCTCAAAATCCTGGGGCAGGACATTTGGGGACGTCCCCTCCTGGTCTTGGGATTGATGCTTACCCTGGGAGGGATTCAACTGATTACCATCGGTCTGATCGTGGAGGTCCTTATGCGGACCTATTATGAGTCCCAAAACAAAAAGACCTACGAAATCCGCGAAATCTATGAAGGTAGCGCCAAAGACAAAAAAATGGCTTAA
- a CDS encoding lysylphosphatidylglycerol synthase transmembrane domain-containing protein, which yields MKVAPKTKKWLKAAAKILGSAICLYYLFTQIEWESIQEQLWAISLPGLLLASIFYLASHFLSVKRLGLHFFAENIELSYIRNLRLYFQGMFYSLFLPGIIGGDGYKMYWLKQKKEVPLKQSFRSLLIDRLNGLWAIFLLSAVLISLIDLPFRFQLSTGIVVGTLYYAAHRILKFYFPQYLKVLFPASFYSALIQASLLLCIFCLLWGYGIQEDYLSYGLIFFAGALASVIPISIGGLGFRELTFLYGASYFGLDEGLAVSLSLLFYFITLAVSLIGIAELWKND from the coding sequence ATGAAGGTAGCGCCAAAGACAAAAAAATGGCTTAAGGCTGCTGCCAAAATTCTGGGAAGTGCCATTTGCTTGTATTACCTCTTCACTCAGATAGAGTGGGAGAGTATACAAGAACAACTATGGGCGATCAGCTTGCCGGGCTTATTGCTTGCGAGTATTTTCTATTTGGCTTCTCATTTCCTTTCTGTTAAACGCTTAGGTCTTCATTTCTTTGCCGAGAATATTGAACTGAGTTACATTCGCAATTTGCGACTCTACTTTCAGGGCATGTTTTACAGCCTTTTTTTACCCGGCATTATCGGAGGAGACGGTTATAAGATGTATTGGCTAAAACAGAAAAAAGAAGTCCCTTTGAAACAATCTTTTCGCAGCCTGTTGATAGATAGGCTAAATGGTTTGTGGGCAATTTTTCTACTATCAGCTGTCCTGATTTCTTTGATTGATCTACCCTTTCGTTTTCAGCTTTCCACAGGAATTGTAGTAGGTACGCTCTATTATGCTGCACACAGAATTTTGAAATTCTATTTTCCTCAATACCTCAAGGTCCTCTTTCCTGCAAGTTTTTATTCTGCACTGATTCAGGCTTCTTTACTTCTCTGTATTTTTTGCCTGCTTTGGGGCTATGGCATTCAGGAGGATTACCTTAGCTATGGACTGATATTTTTTGCCGGAGCATTGGCTTCTGTAATTCCCATTTCGATCGGAGGCCTGGGATTTCGGGAGCTCACCTTTTTATATGGAGCCAGCTATTTTGGTCTGGATGAAGGACTGGCCGTTAGCTTGAGTTTGCTCTTTTATTTCATCACCCTTGCAGTCTCTCTGATTGGTATTGCTGAATTGTGGAAAAATGATTGA
- a CDS encoding peroxiredoxin produces the protein MAVVGTIKLLPTGSSVPDVSLTNQDGKAISLTDFKGQKLIVFIYAKGGSGTCLKETLNMKEGYESLKARGYEVVGLSPDKEKAQKREVEKRELPFDLISDPENKLIEALGGWGLKKMYGREYMGVIRSTFLIDEAGKVEHVIEKVKSKEHVEQILQLLP, from the coding sequence ATGGCTGTAGTAGGAACAATAAAATTACTCCCCACTGGCTCTTCTGTACCTGATGTTTCTCTTACAAATCAAGACGGTAAAGCGATCTCTCTGACTGATTTTAAAGGTCAAAAACTGATCGTTTTTATCTATGCAAAAGGAGGAAGTGGTACCTGCCTGAAAGAGACGCTGAATATGAAAGAGGGATATGAAAGCCTAAAAGCCAGAGGCTATGAAGTTGTAGGCCTGAGTCCTGATAAGGAAAAAGCGCAGAAAAGAGAAGTCGAGAAAAGGGAATTGCCTTTTGATCTCATTTCTGATCCGGAAAATAAGTTGATCGAAGCCTTGGGTGGATGGGGCTTGAAGAAAATGTATGGGAGAGAATATATGGGGGTGATTCGCAGCACTTTTCTAATCGATGAGGCAGGCAAAGTAGAGCATGTGATTGAAAAGGTAAAGAGCAAAGAGCATGTAGAGCAAATCCTGCAATTACTCCCTTAA
- a CDS encoding DUF1611 domain-containing protein, translating into MDGNAIVFTNGKLQDNAAKTTHGLIRGSARYKVVGVIDPVHVGKDAGELLDGVHRNIPIYPSVSDFLNQSEEKADYFIIGIANAGGKLDPHWMPEIERSLQAGMSIVNGMHEFLSEKSEVASLAQSHNASLIDVRKPKVRGDQKFWSAEIYEVKCPIIPVIGTDCAVGKRTTARFLMEALEEKGIKAPMVYTGQTGWMQGNDHGFVFDSTLNDFVSGELEHAIVSCYRESKPDMILVEGQSALRNPSGPCGSEMLISGNASGVILVHPEGRTYYKGWDFTGKKIHSIESEIELIRMYGVETLGVALNTKLVNLEEAKAAQARYTESLGIPVALPVEEGVEELLAPLMALLK; encoded by the coding sequence ATGGATGGAAATGCTATTGTCTTTACGAACGGAAAATTGCAGGACAATGCGGCCAAAACTACCCATGGTCTCATTCGAGGTTCAGCCCGCTACAAGGTGGTGGGAGTGATCGATCCTGTTCATGTCGGCAAGGATGCCGGAGAATTATTGGATGGTGTGCATAGAAACATACCCATTTATCCTAGTGTCTCGGATTTCCTGAATCAATCAGAAGAAAAAGCGGATTACTTCATCATCGGTATTGCCAATGCCGGAGGAAAGCTTGATCCCCATTGGATGCCTGAAATTGAGCGTAGTTTGCAAGCTGGTATGTCTATCGTGAATGGCATGCATGAATTTCTTTCTGAAAAATCAGAAGTCGCTAGCCTTGCCCAAAGCCACAATGCCAGCCTGATTGATGTGCGTAAACCTAAAGTACGCGGAGATCAGAAATTTTGGTCGGCGGAGATTTATGAAGTAAAGTGTCCGATCATTCCGGTTATCGGGACAGATTGTGCGGTAGGCAAGCGTACGACGGCTCGCTTTCTGATGGAGGCATTGGAGGAAAAAGGAATCAAAGCACCTATGGTCTATACCGGTCAGACCGGATGGATGCAGGGCAATGATCATGGATTTGTATTTGACTCTACCCTCAATGATTTTGTCTCCGGGGAACTTGAGCATGCGATCGTTTCCTGTTATCGAGAAAGCAAGCCCGATATGATATTGGTGGAAGGACAATCTGCTTTGAGAAATCCCAGCGGACCCTGTGGCTCTGAGATGTTGATCTCTGGAAATGCCTCTGGCGTAATCCTGGTTCATCCCGAAGGAAGAACCTATTATAAAGGCTGGGATTTCACGGGAAAGAAAATCCATTCTATAGAAAGTGAAATCGAATTGATCCGCATGTATGGAGTTGAAACCCTGGGTGTGGCTTTGAATACAAAACTTGTGAACCTGGAGGAAGCTAAAGCGGCTCAGGCACGCTATACAGAAAGCCTGGGGATTCCTGTTGCCTTACCTGTTGAAGAAGGAGTAGAGGAATTGCTGGCACCTTTGATGGCCTTGTTGAAATAG
- a CDS encoding putative porin has product MLNLYPTYFRILWLGLSLILFISLGESHAQIRPIGGSSSGGFNPSGSNRSFGGTPGGFGQGQGAGGFTFSNPDSTGGDSLQKPKIKPNTRLINRRDLFIHLPFSERYRTSYEKAYLWDEIEGRDGFTQSLGQVGKYYLRSYHGLNERFTDQPYYFDPIFGRYNPYMVNPEQQVIYFDTHTPYIRVNYVQGARELQITDVTLSQNITPLWNAVFYLKRRQTEGAYRDFVTDHYNLYLSGNYHTKNKRYYLFFNGTFNQLNDQYNGGVPRANLDGFYPTTAGGFIPDLLNNDQRVLYNNSFFKQNRSTSLTDADGIKIARTFYIDHYFHLLGVSDSVEKANKLTFRNQILFENGYQRFGDNTFDNTALAQNLVPVIPSLVTDGDTISESFITSQFKFLGEASYTIQNKKGYRLHLDGGIKYGRYTFSNDSINFEQNYTDQYVNGDIQMPWLQAEAKLHQRFSDLFDVQRSFSLKGSIFPVANNKGYRIKGKGSISSEPDTSKMDLPKELLEKKKKEKYPDSPEIEKFKPLVLNVEYEVKDVNPTFFQKYYVGVQDNMFRGNPIVNNQQVNHLSIGLDYNRPAQIVNKDTLLPNYYGIKAFLSRVGNLIYYSDSMEVRQAGDGQALTWIGVEARMRQNVLKHFYLESSVAVQNGSVEGDVPLQLYGESIPEFYGSASLYFERSNIKIAKRLRIGVELEYNSSFAGQTVDPISGEFFPTPYLVPDYPRVHAFFVLHPPRSNTYVWFRFQHVNEQFPYLGYYTTPFYPMLERTFSFGASWTFYD; this is encoded by the coding sequence TTGTTGAATCTATATCCTACATACTTCCGGATATTATGGCTGGGCTTATCGCTTATCCTCTTTATTTCTTTAGGGGAAAGTCATGCTCAGATTAGGCCTATTGGAGGTTCTTCTTCCGGAGGATTTAATCCTTCTGGAAGTAACCGGAGCTTTGGGGGTACTCCCGGTGGATTTGGACAGGGTCAGGGAGCTGGCGGTTTTACCTTCTCCAATCCAGACAGTACAGGCGGAGATTCTCTGCAAAAACCAAAAATCAAACCCAATACCCGCCTCATAAATCGAAGAGATTTATTCATACATCTTCCTTTTTCAGAACGCTACAGGACCAGCTATGAAAAGGCTTACCTTTGGGATGAAATAGAAGGTCGCGACGGTTTTACCCAGTCTTTGGGACAGGTCGGAAAATACTACCTGCGATCCTATCATGGACTCAATGAGCGATTCACGGATCAGCCCTATTATTTTGATCCCATTTTCGGTCGCTACAATCCCTACATGGTCAATCCTGAACAGCAGGTCATCTATTTCGATACCCATACCCCCTACATTCGGGTCAACTATGTTCAGGGAGCCAGAGAATTGCAGATCACGGATGTAACCCTTTCCCAGAATATCACTCCCCTCTGGAATGCTGTTTTCTATTTAAAAAGAAGACAAACAGAAGGAGCTTATCGGGACTTTGTTACGGATCACTATAATCTGTACCTGAGTGGAAACTACCATACAAAGAATAAGCGCTATTATTTATTCTTCAATGGTACCTTCAATCAGCTCAATGACCAATATAATGGAGGTGTTCCCCGGGCAAATCTTGACGGATTTTATCCAACTACTGCCGGAGGATTTATTCCTGATCTACTTAACAATGATCAGCGGGTTTTGTACAACAACTCTTTCTTTAAGCAAAACAGGTCGACTTCTCTTACTGATGCGGATGGAATTAAGATTGCCCGGACGTTTTATATTGACCATTATTTCCACCTGTTGGGAGTCAGTGATAGTGTGGAGAAGGCAAACAAATTGACCTTCAGGAATCAGATTCTTTTTGAAAATGGGTACCAGCGATTTGGGGATAATACCTTTGACAATACTGCGCTCGCCCAAAATTTAGTTCCTGTCATTCCCAGCCTGGTAACAGATGGAGATACCATTTCAGAATCTTTCATAACCAGCCAGTTCAAATTTCTTGGGGAAGCCAGCTATACGATCCAGAATAAAAAAGGCTATAGGCTTCATTTGGATGGAGGAATAAAATATGGAAGATATACCTTCAGCAATGATAGCATCAACTTTGAGCAAAATTATACAGATCAGTATGTAAATGGAGACATCCAAATGCCCTGGTTACAAGCAGAGGCAAAACTCCATCAACGCTTTTCTGACCTATTTGATGTTCAACGTAGTTTTTCATTAAAAGGCAGCATTTTCCCCGTAGCTAATAATAAAGGATACAGAATCAAGGGCAAAGGAAGTATCAGCTCGGAACCCGATACCAGCAAAATGGATCTGCCCAAAGAGTTGCTGGAAAAGAAAAAGAAAGAGAAATATCCGGATTCACCTGAAATAGAAAAGTTCAAACCCCTGGTACTAAATGTAGAGTATGAGGTAAAAGATGTGAATCCGACTTTCTTCCAAAAATATTATGTGGGTGTTCAGGATAATATGTTCCGAGGAAATCCCATTGTCAACAATCAACAAGTCAATCACCTCTCTATAGGCCTGGACTATAACCGCCCGGCCCAAATCGTAAATAAGGATACCCTGCTTCCCAATTATTATGGGATAAAGGCCTTCCTATCTCGGGTAGGAAATCTGATTTACTATTCGGATAGTATGGAAGTTCGTCAGGCAGGAGATGGACAGGCACTTACCTGGATTGGGGTGGAAGCGCGGATGAGGCAAAATGTGCTTAAACATTTTTATCTGGAGTCCTCAGTTGCCGTTCAAAATGGAAGTGTCGAAGGAGATGTGCCGCTTCAATTATATGGAGAATCCATACCGGAGTTCTACGGAAGCGCCAGCCTTTATTTTGAAAGGAGCAATATCAAAATTGCCAAGCGCTTGCGGATAGGTGTGGAACTGGAATACAATTCTTCTTTTGCAGGGCAAACAGTAGATCCCATTAGTGGTGAGTTTTTCCCTACGCCCTATCTGGTTCCTGACTATCCCCGGGTGCATGCATTCTTTGTCTTGCATCCGCCCAGAAGCAATACCTATGTTTGGTTTCGCTTCCAGCATGTAAATGAGCAGTTTCCCTATTTGGGGTATTATACCACTCCTTTTTATCCGATGCTGGAGCGCACCTTCAGCTTTGGAGCCAGCTGGACCTTCTACGATTAG
- a CDS encoding purine-nucleoside phosphorylase produces the protein MQEKLQEAFEYVSKQISSRPKIGIVLGTGLGRLVEEIDQDKALPYNFIPHFPISTVESHFGKLIFGKIGDKEVVAMQGRFHYYEGYNMQEITFPIRMMKMLGVETLFISNASGAVNLSFQNGDLMVIDDHINLQPANPLTGPNISEFGPRFPDMSAPYDKELSARALEIAKENDIRAHIGVYVGVPGPNLETRAEYRYMRIIGGDVVGMSTVPEVIVARHMDMRVCAISVITDIGDPDNLHPISLEDVIAVANEAEPKLTHLLSTLIKEL, from the coding sequence ATGCAGGAGAAACTTCAGGAAGCATTTGAATATGTCAGCAAGCAAATCTCATCCAGGCCAAAAATCGGAATAGTTTTAGGTACAGGCCTGGGGAGATTAGTAGAAGAAATAGATCAGGATAAAGCACTCCCTTATAATTTTATTCCTCATTTTCCCATATCAACCGTTGAAAGTCATTTTGGGAAACTCATTTTTGGAAAAATCGGTGATAAAGAAGTAGTGGCCATGCAAGGACGCTTTCATTATTATGAAGGCTATAATATGCAGGAGATCACTTTCCCGATCCGAATGATGAAAATGCTGGGAGTGGAAACGCTATTTATCTCAAATGCTTCAGGAGCTGTCAACCTGAGTTTTCAAAACGGAGATCTCATGGTGATTGATGACCATATCAATCTTCAACCTGCCAATCCCCTGACAGGTCCGAATATCAGTGAATTCGGCCCGCGTTTTCCCGACATGAGTGCACCGTATGACAAAGAATTGAGTGCAAGAGCCCTGGAGATTGCCAAAGAAAATGATATCCGTGCGCATATCGGAGTCTATGTTGGCGTTCCCGGTCCCAATCTCGAGACACGTGCAGAATACCGATACATGAGGATCATCGGAGGAGATGTAGTAGGTATGTCAACGGTTCCTGAAGTGATCGTTGCGCGTCATATGGATATGCGGGTATGTGCAATCTCCGTTATTACGGATATTGGTGACCCTGACAATTTGCATCCCATTTCTCTGGAGGATGTCATAGCTGTGGCCAATGAAGCTGAACCTAAATTGACCCACCTTCTTTCGACTTTGATCAAAGAACTCTAG
- a CDS encoding M42 family metallopeptidase yields the protein MKTNRKAEMNIELLKKLCITPGAPGDEKRVREIVLEEIKGIVDEVSVDNMGNVIAIKKGKESKKVMAAAHMDEIAFIITHVDDDGFARFHTLGGFDPKTLTAQRVIVHGKEDVLGVMGSKPIHIMSPEERNKAPKIKDYFIDFGMPGKKVKELVSVGDKVTRERDLVEIGETVCTKSLDNRVSVFILIEALRKMETPAYDFYAVFTVQEEIGLRGAITATRQINPDFGFGLDTTIANDLPGAGEHEHICVLGKGTAIKIMDSSVISDTRMVRYMEEVAGRNEITFQKELLTGGGTDTGAIQRSGDGAIVGCVSIPTRHIHSVVEMCHKEDIMGSIDLLAKCVEELDRFDYQW from the coding sequence ATGAAAACCAACAGAAAAGCGGAAATGAATATAGAACTCTTAAAAAAGTTGTGTATCACTCCGGGAGCTCCTGGAGATGAGAAAAGAGTACGTGAGATTGTACTGGAAGAAATCAAGGGTATCGTTGATGAAGTTTCAGTCGATAACATGGGAAATGTTATTGCCATCAAGAAAGGAAAAGAATCCAAAAAAGTTATGGCCGCGGCTCATATGGATGAGATCGCCTTTATCATTACCCATGTGGATGATGATGGTTTTGCTCGCTTCCATACCCTGGGAGGTTTCGACCCCAAAACCTTGACGGCCCAACGTGTGATTGTTCATGGGAAGGAAGATGTCCTGGGTGTTATGGGATCAAAGCCTATCCATATCATGAGTCCGGAGGAAAGAAATAAAGCTCCCAAGATCAAGGATTACTTTATAGACTTTGGGATGCCTGGAAAGAAAGTAAAAGAACTGGTATCTGTAGGGGATAAAGTGACGAGGGAAAGAGATTTAGTTGAAATCGGAGAAACCGTTTGTACCAAATCTCTGGATAACAGAGTTTCCGTTTTCATCCTCATCGAGGCTTTGCGAAAAATGGAAACACCTGCCTATGACTTTTATGCTGTATTTACTGTTCAGGAAGAGATCGGCTTGAGAGGAGCGATCACCGCAACTCGTCAAATCAATCCGGACTTTGGCTTTGGACTGGATACAACTATCGCCAATGACCTTCCCGGAGCCGGAGAGCATGAACATATTTGCGTCCTGGGTAAAGGAACTGCGATAAAAATCATGGACTCATCTGTCATCAGTGATACTCGTATGGTACGCTACATGGAAGAAGTTGCAGGTAGAAATGAAATCACTTTCCAAAAAGAATTATTGACAGGCGGAGGAACGGATACCGGGGCGATTCAGAGAAGTGGAGATGGAGCAATAGTGGGCTGTGTGTCTATTCCAACCCGCCACATTCACTCGGTAGTTGAAATGTGCCATAAGGAGGACATTATGGGAAGTATTGATCTATTGGCAAAATGCGTAGAAGAACTCGACCGCTTTGACTACCAATGGTAA